One genomic window of Halorhabdus sp. CBA1104 includes the following:
- a CDS encoding class I SAM-dependent methyltransferase — protein MSVSDAFDEWAEDGRDQGMEERHWHTAKHALERMPVADGDVVLDLGCGSGYAARALREAGGAGRAYGLDGAAQMARNARAYTDDARVGFLVGDFESLPFEADSIDHAFSMEAIYYASDPVAALEELRRILRPGGTFYCAVDYVANNPHTAEWDEYVDIPMTRWTRGEYREAFREAGFHVAEQDRIPDEEVTIPPAESFPTEDWETREAMVEHFREHGTLLTVGVVP, from the coding sequence ATGAGCGTCAGCGACGCATTCGACGAGTGGGCCGAAGATGGCCGCGACCAAGGCATGGAAGAGCGCCACTGGCACACCGCCAAGCACGCGCTCGAACGCATGCCCGTCGCGGACGGCGACGTCGTGCTGGATTTGGGTTGTGGCAGCGGCTACGCCGCCCGGGCGCTGCGAGAAGCGGGCGGTGCCGGCCGCGCCTACGGGCTCGACGGGGCCGCACAGATGGCCCGCAACGCCCGGGCCTACACCGACGACGCTCGCGTGGGCTTTCTGGTCGGTGACTTCGAGTCACTGCCCTTCGAGGCCGATAGCATCGATCACGCTTTCTCGATGGAAGCGATCTACTACGCGAGCGATCCCGTCGCCGCCCTCGAAGAACTCCGTCGCATCCTCCGGCCAGGCGGGACCTTCTACTGTGCGGTCGATTACGTCGCCAACAACCCCCATACTGCCGAATGGGACGAGTACGTCGACATTCCAATGACGCGCTGGACCCGAGGAGAGTACCGCGAGGCCTTCCGGGAAGCCGGGTTTCACGTCGCCGAACAGGACCGCATTCCCGACGAAGAAGTCACGATTCCTCCCGCCGAGTCGTTCCCGACCGAAGACTGGGAGACACGCGAGGCGATGGTCGAACACTTCCGTGAACACGGCACGCTGTTGACGGTCGGGGTCGTCCCCTGA
- the larB gene encoding nickel pincer cofactor biosynthesis protein LarB, translated as MRDILEALAAGELSVEAAQAELQGYARNAGGRFDAARQTRAGVPEAILGDGKTPAEVASLAATALETTGRAIATRLTQAQTTAVRLRLADEHPDATLRWDERSAVLVATAPDFERPRLEATVGVVTAGTSDAVPAGEAAAIAGEMGARVYRVDDVGVASIARLLDKLDALRAVDVLIVAAGREGALPTVTAGLVDVPLIGLPVSTGYGHGGDGEAALSGMLQSCTALSVVNVDAGFTAGAQAGLIARRIDAAGGKRA; from the coding sequence ATGCGCGATATCCTCGAAGCGCTCGCAGCGGGCGAGTTGAGTGTCGAGGCCGCCCAGGCCGAGTTGCAGGGATACGCTCGGAACGCGGGCGGTCGATTCGACGCGGCCCGCCAGACCCGGGCCGGCGTCCCCGAAGCGATCCTCGGAGACGGCAAGACGCCAGCTGAAGTCGCCTCGCTCGCGGCGACCGCACTCGAAACCACTGGGCGGGCCATCGCAACCCGCCTCACGCAAGCCCAGACGACGGCCGTCCGTCTGCGACTCGCAGACGAACACCCGGACGCCACGTTGCGCTGGGACGAACGCTCGGCCGTCCTCGTCGCGACGGCTCCCGACTTCGAACGCCCCCGGCTGGAGGCGACTGTTGGCGTCGTGACCGCTGGCACTTCTGATGCCGTTCCGGCCGGCGAGGCCGCCGCGATCGCGGGCGAGATGGGCGCTCGCGTCTACCGCGTCGACGACGTCGGCGTCGCCTCGATCGCTCGCCTCCTCGATAAGCTCGATGCACTCCGGGCCGTCGACGTCCTGATCGTCGCCGCCGGGCGGGAGGGCGCGCTGCCGACGGTGACTGCCGGTCTCGTCGACGTCCCACTCATCGGCCTCCCGGTCTCGACCGGCTACGGTCACGGTGGTGACGGTGAAGCCGCGCTATCCGGGATGTTACAGTCCTGTACCGCACTCTCGGTGGTCAACGTCGACGCCGGATTCACGGCCGGCGCACAGGCTGGACTGATCGCTCGGCGCATCGATGCTGCTGGCGGCAAGCGTGCATAG
- a CDS encoding DUF2391 family protein, with protein sequence MALRNRYQFADTAQQVVGGFLLAGPFVVTEEVWMLARQMSAWHALTTALLVAVIGYGALYQADDDRDPGAEAEVAGLPLRFLSLMAVAFGSVTLLALLLNAPASFLGDVSMARHVEVTLKVVSVGAIFSVVGAATADSVF encoded by the coding sequence ATGGCACTGCGGAACCGCTACCAGTTTGCGGATACTGCCCAGCAGGTTGTGGGTGGCTTCTTGCTGGCGGGGCCGTTCGTCGTCACCGAGGAAGTCTGGATGCTGGCTCGTCAGATGAGCGCCTGGCATGCACTCACGACTGCGCTGCTGGTGGCGGTGATCGGCTACGGCGCGCTCTATCAAGCTGACGACGACCGCGATCCTGGTGCCGAGGCGGAGGTCGCGGGACTCCCGCTCCGATTTCTCTCGTTGATGGCGGTTGCATTCGGCTCGGTCACGTTGTTGGCCCTGTTGTTGAACGCCCCGGCGTCGTTCCTTGGCGACGTCTCGATGGCTCGACACGTCGAAGTGACGCTCAAAGTGGTGAGTGTGGGCGCGATTTTCAGCGTCGTCGGTGCGGCGACGGCCGACAGCGTCTTCTGA
- a CDS encoding DUF1931 domain-containing protein, producing the protein MADLIVKAAVKEALDDMNVASDFYGALDEEVEELLEDAARRAEENDRKTVQPRDL; encoded by the coding sequence ATGGCAGACCTAATCGTCAAAGCCGCGGTCAAGGAAGCGCTCGATGATATGAACGTCGCCTCGGACTTCTACGGTGCCCTCGACGAGGAAGTCGAGGAACTGCTCGAGGACGCCGCACGCCGTGCCGAGGAGAACGACCGGAAGACCGTGCAGCCGCGCGACCTGTAA
- a CDS encoding dihydroneopterin aldolase family protein → MAPTDAQKATFELGIKFGSLYHQFAGTPISPESAPDLAAAIESAIENQPHCREVTVEMQRDAIRDAIEPDVGYTEFTGEFAEVEIVVEYDGIEATASMAMDEGYPRMELLEVE, encoded by the coding sequence ATGGCTCCGACTGACGCCCAGAAGGCGACGTTCGAACTCGGGATCAAATTCGGCTCGCTGTACCATCAGTTCGCCGGGACGCCGATTAGTCCAGAAAGTGCGCCCGACCTCGCGGCAGCCATCGAAAGTGCGATCGAGAACCAGCCCCACTGCCGAGAGGTGACCGTCGAGATGCAAAGAGACGCCATTCGGGACGCAATCGAGCCGGACGTCGGGTACACGGAGTTCACCGGCGAGTTCGCCGAAGTCGAGATCGTCGTCGAGTACGACGGCATCGAAGCGACGGCCAGCATGGCGATGGACGAGGGGTATCCACGGATGGAACTGCTCGAAGTCGAGTGA
- a CDS encoding ABC transporter ATP-binding protein yields MGVSDLDDDDVFEDVRDRVDRPMRRLFRSYGWEYRFQFAIGFVSSVAARILDLLPPLLLTVAIDSIFGDQAYSLWLVPDAWLPTNQGPQLWLTVGIIGAAFLIGAVFHWTRNWGWNSFSQHIQHDVRTDTYDKMQRLNMNFFADKQTGELMSILSNDVNRLERFLNDGMNSFFRLSIMVLGIAGILFYWNWQLALVTLVVVPLIALFTYKFVQIIQPQYAEVRSSVGQLNSRLENNLGGIQVIKTANTETFESGRVDDVSADYFDANWEAINTRIKFFPGLRLLSGVGFVVTFLVGGLWVFTSQTTGSGPWFFTGTLSEGEFVGFILLSQRFIWPMAQFGQIINMYQRAYASSERIFGLMDTPSRIVEDPDADPLDVTEGQVEFEDVTFGYDVSEARSASEATGEDDDQGAYIIEDISFEVEGGDTVALVGPTGAGKSTVMKLLLRMYDVDEGAITIDGTDLRDATIPSLRQALGYVSQETFLFYGTVRENIEYGTFDAEKDAVVEAAKMAEAHRFIQNLPEGYDTKVGERGVKLSGGQRQRIALSRAILKDPEILVLDEATSDVDTETEMLIQRSLDKLTADRTTFAIAHRLSTIKDADRIVVIEDGRIVERGSHEELLTADGLYAKLWAVQAGEIDELPQEFIERAAERRSHVDADDVEADDD; encoded by the coding sequence ATGGGTGTCTCCGACCTCGACGACGATGACGTCTTCGAGGACGTCCGCGATCGTGTCGACCGGCCGATGCGGCGGCTGTTTCGATCCTACGGCTGGGAGTACCGCTTCCAGTTTGCCATCGGCTTCGTCAGTAGCGTCGCCGCTCGCATCCTGGATCTTCTGCCGCCACTCCTGCTGACCGTCGCCATCGACTCGATCTTCGGCGACCAGGCCTACAGCCTCTGGCTGGTTCCCGACGCCTGGCTGCCGACTAATCAGGGTCCACAGCTGTGGCTCACCGTCGGTATCATCGGCGCGGCGTTCCTGATCGGCGCTGTCTTCCACTGGACGCGCAACTGGGGCTGGAATTCCTTCTCCCAGCACATCCAGCACGACGTCCGGACTGATACGTACGACAAGATGCAGCGGCTGAACATGAACTTCTTTGCCGACAAACAGACCGGCGAGTTGATGTCGATTCTCTCGAACGACGTCAACCGCCTCGAACGGTTTCTCAACGACGGCATGAACTCCTTTTTCCGCCTGTCGATCATGGTGCTGGGCATCGCCGGCATCCTCTTCTACTGGAACTGGCAGCTCGCGCTGGTGACGCTCGTCGTCGTGCCGCTGATCGCGCTGTTCACTTACAAGTTCGTCCAGATCATCCAGCCACAGTACGCCGAGGTCCGATCGTCGGTCGGACAGCTCAACTCCCGGCTGGAGAACAATCTCGGGGGCATCCAGGTCATCAAAACCGCCAACACCGAGACCTTCGAGTCGGGTCGGGTCGACGATGTTTCTGCGGACTACTTCGACGCAAACTGGGAGGCTATCAACACTCGGATCAAGTTCTTCCCTGGCCTGCGACTGCTGTCGGGTGTGGGCTTTGTCGTCACCTTCCTCGTCGGCGGCCTCTGGGTGTTCACGTCCCAGACGACTGGAAGCGGGCCGTGGTTTTTCACGGGCACGCTCTCCGAGGGGGAGTTCGTCGGGTTCATCCTGCTGTCCCAGCGGTTCATCTGGCCGATGGCACAGTTCGGACAGATCATCAACATGTACCAGCGGGCCTACGCCTCCAGTGAGCGCATCTTCGGGTTGATGGACACGCCAAGCCGGATCGTCGAGGATCCCGACGCCGATCCCCTGGACGTGACCGAGGGCCAGGTCGAATTCGAGGACGTCACCTTCGGGTACGACGTGAGCGAGGCGCGAAGCGCCTCGGAAGCGACCGGGGAGGATGACGACCAGGGAGCGTACATCATCGAAGACATCTCCTTCGAGGTCGAAGGCGGCGATACCGTCGCTCTCGTCGGCCCGACCGGGGCTGGCAAGTCCACCGTGATGAAACTCCTCCTCCGGATGTACGACGTCGACGAGGGAGCGATCACGATCGACGGAACGGATCTCCGAGATGCGACGATTCCGAGCCTTCGTCAGGCTCTTGGGTACGTCAGCCAGGAGACGTTCCTCTTCTACGGGACCGTCCGTGAGAACATCGAGTACGGCACCTTCGACGCCGAGAAAGATGCTGTCGTCGAGGCCGCGAAGATGGCCGAAGCCCATCGGTTCATCCAGAATCTGCCAGAGGGCTACGACACAAAGGTCGGCGAGCGCGGCGTGAAGCTCTCGGGTGGTCAACGCCAGCGGATCGCCCTTTCGCGGGCGATCCTCAAGGATCCGGAGATCCTCGTCCTCGACGAGGCGACCTCTGACGTGGACACGGAAACAGAGATGTTGATCCAGCGATCCCTGGACAAACTGACCGCCGATCGGACCACCTTCGCCATCGCGCATCGACTCTCGACGATCAAAGACGCCGACCGGATCGTCGTCATCGAGGACGGCCGGATCGTCGAGCGTGGATCCCACGAGGAGTTGCTCACTGCAGACGGTCTCTATGCGAAACTCTGGGCGGTCCAGGCCGGCGAAATCGACGAACTGCCCCAGGAGTTCATCGAACGGGCGGCCGAACGGCGCTCACACGTCGACGCCGACGACGTGGAAGCCGACGACGACTGA
- the glmM gene encoding phosphoglucosamine mutase, whose amino-acid sequence MFGTSGIRGPVGETVTAALALRVGRALGVEADRVVVGRDPRESGEFLSEALSAGLRESGTDVIDLGQAATPTVARTTKWDGADAGVAITASHNPPPDNGIKLWQPTTQAFDAPRRETIARRIDEDRTDLQAWDGIGEYERRNARAEHVEAILDTADIETPPEVVLDLGNGAGGVTATALSELGCDFETLNAQPDGSFPGRLSEPTAEHCQSLAALAGENSAVGIAHDGDADRMRAATEDGEFLSGDTLLAILARETAQPGETIAAPLNTSLAVDDYLARNDIDVARTRVGDVSVAERASDPDVVFGGEPSGAWIWPDEALCPDGPLAAAKLVELASERPLTERAAEIDEYPIHRDSVEVDAKSAVMERVRERVRPTYETVTTLDGVRVDLGDGWFLIRASGTQPLVRITAEARGKERARRIFKEAEGIVTAVCS is encoded by the coding sequence ATGTTCGGGACGAGCGGCATCCGCGGGCCGGTCGGCGAGACCGTGACGGCGGCGCTTGCCCTCCGCGTGGGTCGTGCACTCGGCGTCGAGGCGGATCGTGTCGTCGTCGGCCGCGATCCACGGGAGAGCGGAGAATTTCTTTCTGAGGCACTGTCGGCTGGCCTCCGGGAATCCGGGACCGACGTGATCGATCTCGGACAGGCGGCGACCCCGACAGTCGCCCGGACGACCAAGTGGGACGGTGCCGACGCCGGGGTCGCGATCACGGCCTCGCACAATCCGCCGCCGGACAACGGGATCAAGCTCTGGCAGCCGACGACCCAGGCGTTCGACGCGCCACGCCGGGAAACGATTGCCCGCCGAATCGACGAAGACCGGACGGATCTACAAGCCTGGGACGGGATCGGCGAGTACGAACGACGCAACGCGAGGGCCGAACACGTCGAAGCGATTCTGGACACGGCCGATATCGAGACTCCCCCGGAGGTCGTTTTGGACCTGGGCAACGGCGCAGGCGGCGTCACTGCGACAGCGCTCTCTGAGCTCGGCTGTGATTTCGAGACACTGAACGCCCAGCCCGACGGGTCGTTTCCGGGACGGTTGAGTGAGCCCACCGCCGAACATTGCCAATCGTTGGCGGCATTGGCCGGTGAAAACAGTGCCGTCGGGATCGCCCACGACGGTGACGCCGACCGGATGCGCGCTGCCACGGAGGACGGCGAGTTCCTCAGCGGCGACACGCTGCTGGCGATCCTGGCACGGGAGACGGCCCAGCCGGGAGAGACGATCGCTGCGCCACTGAACACGAGTCTGGCGGTCGACGATTACCTCGCTCGCAACGACATCGACGTCGCTCGAACCCGCGTCGGTGACGTCTCGGTCGCCGAACGAGCCAGCGACCCGGACGTCGTCTTTGGCGGCGAGCCCAGCGGGGCCTGGATCTGGCCGGACGAAGCGCTCTGTCCCGACGGGCCACTCGCAGCCGCGAAGCTGGTCGAGCTCGCAAGCGAGCGACCGCTTACAGAGCGGGCGGCCGAAATCGACGAATACCCGATCCATCGAGACAGCGTCGAAGTCGACGCCAAATCGGCCGTGATGGAGCGGGTCCGCGAGCGGGTTCGGCCCACCTACGAAACCGTCACGACGCTCGATGGCGTCCGCGTCGATCTCGGTGACGGCTGGTTTCTCATTCGGGCCAGTGGCACACAGCCGCTGGTTCGGATCACGGCCGAAGCCCGAGGCAAAGAGCGCGCTCGGCGGATATTCAAAGAGGCCGAAGGGATTGTTACAGCGGTTTGTTCCTAA
- a CDS encoding DUF5790 family protein, with the protein MSQATLDDDDLFGEAASEMREDVEQHLAATRDELPDVADIWDVEADNTLGVLNALRSGVDPGDAEEHLRDAKKWYTMGKRADAFEDAEDLEAELEALTEIVDDLTEAREQIGELTSTIPELKSALESAGAAATEDEE; encoded by the coding sequence ATGAGTCAGGCGACACTGGACGACGACGACCTCTTTGGCGAAGCAGCCAGCGAGATGCGCGAGGATGTCGAACAGCACCTCGCGGCGACCCGAGATGAGTTACCCGATGTGGCTGACATCTGGGACGTCGAGGCCGACAACACGCTTGGCGTCCTCAACGCCCTGCGTTCGGGCGTCGATCCCGGCGACGCCGAGGAACACCTCAGAGACGCAAAGAAGTGGTACACGATGGGCAAGCGCGCCGACGCCTTCGAGGATGCTGAGGATCTCGAAGCCGAACTCGAAGCACTAACAGAGATTGTCGACGACTTGACCGAGGCACGCGAGCAGATCGGCGAGTTGACGAGTACGATCCCGGAACTGAAAAGCGCACTCGAGTCCGCTGGAGCGGCCGCCACCGAGGACGAGGAGTAA
- a CDS encoding DUF192 domain-containing protein — protein sequence MDRTRLVNVIVVALLLVAAAMVLASPTGPLAPWLYPLDYGEATLTIHDENRTALGTVDVRIADTERERHIGLSKTDALEAGAGMLFLHPESGSYAYVMRNMSFPIDILFIDTEGQITEIHHAPVPADPRNPDRRYRGHGQYVLEVPYGWTNETGIAVGDRVDIPDSVHD from the coding sequence GTGGACCGAACCCGGCTCGTCAACGTCATCGTCGTCGCCCTGCTACTCGTCGCGGCGGCGATGGTCCTCGCCAGCCCGACTGGCCCGCTTGCCCCATGGCTGTACCCGCTCGATTACGGTGAGGCGACGCTGACGATCCACGACGAGAACAGGACGGCACTTGGCACCGTCGATGTCCGGATCGCCGATACCGAACGCGAGCGCCACATCGGACTCAGCAAGACAGATGCTCTCGAAGCCGGCGCTGGGATGCTGTTCCTTCACCCTGAATCCGGCAGCTACGCCTACGTGATGCGAAACATGTCCTTCCCGATCGACATCCTCTTTATCGACACTGAGGGGCAGATCACGGAGATTCACCACGCTCCAGTCCCGGCAGATCCTCGCAACCCGGACCGACGCTATCGTGGCCACGGTCAGTACGTCCTCGAAGTTCCGTACGGGTGGACCAACGAGACGGGAATCGCCGTCGGTGATCGGGTCGATATTCCCGATTCAGTCCACGACTGA
- a CDS encoding HVO_0416 family zinc finger protein, protein MATAPSTDEVIDEFLAQRGHETEAVGWNENYNKKQCPDCGGLHESTATKCSVCGWTPSRPS, encoded by the coding sequence ATGGCGACCGCACCGAGCACCGACGAAGTCATCGACGAATTCCTCGCCCAGCGCGGGCACGAAACCGAGGCTGTCGGCTGGAACGAAAACTACAACAAAAAGCAGTGCCCGGACTGTGGCGGATTGCACGAGTCGACAGCGACAAAGTGTTCGGTATGTGGGTGGACACCGTCGCGACCAAGTTAG
- a CDS encoding GIY-YIG nuclease family protein, giving the protein MSTDAHFVYVLRCEDDTLYTGYTTDPERRLAEHQAGEGAKYTRGRTPVELVHLERFESRSAAQSREYEIKQHSRDRKASLIEGAKLARRKLPDDD; this is encoded by the coding sequence ATGAGTACGGACGCTCACTTCGTGTACGTCCTCCGCTGTGAGGACGACACGCTGTACACCGGCTACACGACCGATCCAGAACGGCGACTCGCCGAGCACCAGGCCGGCGAGGGAGCGAAATACACGCGCGGCCGAACACCGGTCGAACTCGTTCACCTCGAACGGTTCGAGAGTCGTTCGGCTGCTCAGTCTCGCGAATACGAGATCAAACAACACTCCCGTGACCGCAAAGCGTCCCTGATCGAGGGTGCGAAGCTGGCCCGCAGGAAACTGCCCGACGACGACTGA
- a CDS encoding DUF2270 domain-containing protein, producing MAVPPEDFDPESPAEREVAGEAATERSDFLSLMGHAYRGELGRTTSWRTRIDRTTNWAVVLTATLLTWAFSGESRPHYVLLVGMGMMIVFLGIEARRYRVYDIWRSRVRLLEENVFANALDPEGAEQPNWRELLSDDLREPTIKTPLREAISRRLWRVYAPLLYVLLAAWLIRLTVFAEPPTGVVGTAAVGGVPGAVVLGTVGVCYTAVTILAFWPSSRQAKGELHEEDDTGEWR from the coding sequence ATGGCAGTGCCACCGGAGGATTTCGACCCGGAATCGCCGGCGGAGCGCGAGGTGGCGGGTGAGGCCGCAACCGAACGCTCTGATTTCCTCTCGTTGATGGGCCACGCGTATCGGGGCGAACTCGGGCGCACGACGTCCTGGCGGACGCGCATCGACCGGACGACAAACTGGGCCGTCGTCTTGACGGCAACGCTGCTTACGTGGGCGTTCTCCGGCGAGTCCCGGCCCCACTACGTCCTCCTGGTCGGGATGGGAATGATGATCGTCTTCCTGGGGATCGAAGCGCGCCGGTACCGAGTCTACGACATCTGGCGCTCCCGCGTCCGCCTGTTAGAGGAGAACGTCTTCGCGAACGCGCTCGATCCGGAGGGGGCAGAACAGCCCAACTGGCGGGAATTGTTGAGTGACGACTTGCGAGAACCGACGATCAAGACGCCGCTCAGGGAAGCGATCTCTCGGCGGCTGTGGCGTGTGTATGCCCCGCTGTTGTACGTGTTGCTCGCGGCCTGGCTGATCCGACTGACCGTCTTCGCCGAGCCGCCGACAGGAGTCGTCGGAACGGCGGCAGTCGGGGGTGTTCCGGGGGCGGTCGTCCTCGGGACCGTGGGCGTCTGTTACACCGCCGTCACCATCCTGGCGTTCTGGCCGTCCTCACGGCAGGCGAAAGGCGAACTCCACGAGGAAGACGACACCGGCGAGTGGCGGTGA
- a CDS encoding winged helix-turn-helix domain-containing protein produces the protein MDDERPIEEVLDTIGDQHARRVLAAISEDSKSAKQLSEELDLSLPTVYRRLEILEEHELVTERTEVAEDGNHFNVYQSNFESTVIRLEDDEYHVRIYRSENLPDRFGKLWDDLNVT, from the coding sequence GTGGACGACGAGCGCCCGATCGAAGAAGTACTCGATACGATCGGCGACCAGCACGCCAGGCGTGTACTGGCCGCCATCAGTGAAGATTCCAAGTCGGCGAAACAACTGAGCGAGGAGTTGGACCTGTCCTTACCGACAGTCTATCGCCGCCTGGAGATCCTCGAAGAACACGAGTTAGTCACCGAGCGGACCGAAGTCGCCGAAGACGGGAACCACTTCAACGTCTATCAGTCCAACTTCGAAAGTACAGTTATCAGACTCGAAGACGACGAGTATCACGTCCGGATATACCGGTCTGAGAACTTGCCCGATCGGTTCGGAAAGCTCTGGGACGACCTCAACGTCACGTGA
- a CDS encoding creatininase family protein encodes MQLTDCTWTDVESADTDLAVLPVGSTEQHGPHAPLGTDALAAEAVAAAGVDAVDRDVAVGPPIPVGVSEEHRAFAGSLWVSEDTFRAYVRETIESLTHHGFDRIVVVNGHGGNVPALREVCAHISRDGDAYAVPFTWFEAVDPADVEMGHAGPLETALLEHVAPESIDTEAKATAGKNAADRWGEWEGSVNLAYDTNEFSDNGVVGDPADGSAKLGERLLAEATDALAALLERVAERSRD; translated from the coding sequence ATGCAACTCACTGACTGTACGTGGACTGACGTCGAATCCGCTGACACCGATCTTGCTGTCCTGCCGGTCGGCAGTACCGAACAGCACGGGCCACACGCACCGCTGGGAACCGACGCACTCGCCGCAGAAGCGGTCGCGGCGGCCGGTGTCGATGCCGTCGATCGCGATGTCGCCGTTGGGCCACCGATCCCCGTCGGTGTGAGCGAAGAACACCGTGCCTTCGCGGGCTCACTCTGGGTTAGCGAAGACACGTTTCGCGCGTACGTCCGCGAGACGATCGAGAGCCTCACCCACCACGGCTTCGATCGAATCGTGGTCGTCAACGGCCACGGCGGCAACGTCCCGGCGCTCCGGGAAGTCTGTGCGCATATTTCCCGGGACGGCGACGCGTATGCCGTCCCGTTTACGTGGTTCGAGGCGGTCGATCCCGCAGACGTCGAGATGGGCCACGCTGGCCCGCTCGAAACTGCCCTACTCGAACACGTCGCCCCCGAGTCAATCGACACTGAAGCGAAAGCGACGGCCGGCAAGAATGCCGCCGACCGCTGGGGCGAGTGGGAGGGCAGTGTCAATCTCGCCTACGATACGAACGAATTCAGTGACAATGGGGTCGTCGGCGATCCCGCCGACGGGAGCGCCAAGCTGGGCGAACGACTGCTCGCCGAAGCGACTGACGCGCTGGCGGCGCTGCTCGAACGGGTCGCCGAGCGGTCACGGGACTGA
- the mptA gene encoding GTP cyclohydrolase MptA, with the protein MSEQLPDVQANSPDVTVGLNRVGVTGVEKLLQIDREDRRPIVLMAEFDVFVDLPTWRKGADMSRNMEVIDETLEAAVDRTNYRVEDVCGDAAERLLDKHDYTEKAEVRMEAEYVTHGQTPATDKPTQSTADIVASATATEEGTREEIGARVTGMTVCPCSQGMSEQRARETLADLGVDETTVEDFLDEVPQAGHSQRGHATLTVECEGSPGVDLRALIEVARESMSARIYNLAKRPDEDHMTYEAHSDAKFVEDCVRSMAEGVVERFPEIDDDAVVRMEQSNDESIHQHNAHAERRAHFADLKAEIDGNGSGSPESTDPRTNGAGGL; encoded by the coding sequence ATGAGCGAGCAACTCCCGGACGTACAGGCAAACAGTCCGGACGTCACCGTAGGGCTGAATCGCGTCGGTGTCACCGGCGTCGAGAAGTTATTGCAGATCGACCGTGAGGATCGCCGCCCGATCGTTTTGATGGCCGAGTTCGACGTGTTCGTCGACCTGCCGACCTGGCGAAAGGGGGCAGACATGAGTCGGAACATGGAGGTCATCGACGAGACGCTGGAGGCCGCCGTCGATCGCACGAACTATCGCGTCGAGGACGTCTGTGGCGACGCCGCAGAGCGACTCCTCGACAAACACGACTACACCGAGAAGGCGGAAGTGCGCATGGAAGCCGAGTACGTGACACACGGGCAGACACCCGCCACGGACAAGCCCACCCAGAGTACCGCCGACATCGTTGCCTCTGCGACGGCGACCGAAGAGGGCACCCGCGAGGAAATCGGGGCTCGCGTCACCGGCATGACCGTCTGTCCGTGCTCGCAGGGCATGTCCGAGCAGCGAGCCCGCGAGACGTTGGCCGACCTCGGCGTCGACGAGACAACCGTCGAGGACTTTCTTGATGAAGTGCCACAGGCCGGTCACTCCCAGCGGGGCCACGCCACGTTGACTGTCGAATGCGAGGGCTCGCCCGGTGTCGACCTCCGGGCTCTCATCGAGGTCGCCCGCGAGTCGATGAGTGCGCGCATCTACAACCTCGCGAAGCGACCGGACGAGGACCACATGACCTACGAGGCTCACAGCGACGCCAAGTTCGTCGAGGATTGTGTCCGCTCGATGGCCGAGGGCGTCGTCGAGCGCTTCCCCGAAATCGACGACGACGCCGTTGTCCGGATGGAACAATCCAACGACGAATCGATCCACCAGCACAACGCCCACGCCGAACGGCGCGCCCACTTTGCCGATCTGAAGGCCGAAATCGACGGCAACGGCAGTGGCTCGCCCGAAAGTACCGATCCGCGGACCAACGGCGCAGGTGGGCTGTAA